The DNA window AAGACGAGAGCCTTCCTCATTGGACCGAATGAAGGCGTCCTTCTGAACAAGGGGACATGGCATTACCCGCCTTTCGCAATTGACGGTCCTACCCCCGTTTTGATGCCTCGTTATGGGAAGCTCGGAGAAATCACTGGCGACGTAACTGAGGCCTATGGCAAGAAGTGGGAGACTCCCGTTGGAAACCGTTATTTCAAAGGACAACTGCACGCATTGAAGACCGATTTCTACGGCGAAGGTTACGGCGGCGAATACAAGATAAGAATCATTCTTTGATTTGTTTGAAGGGAGGTTGGCAAGAGGAAAATCAGCTATTTGTGTAAGTGTTTTGATCTATTAGAGTACTTCTTTTGAAGGAGGATGGTACAGGTGAAGAAACTCAGTGTTTTGTTAATTGTTGTAATTGCTTTGTTTGGTGTCACTGCACTTTCAACGGAAACAATGGTTTGCACGTATGCACAGATGGCAAACGACTTCTTCCTTACCTTTGACAAAGGCGCAAGGGAGTCTGTAGAAGCTCTTGGAAACATGTACATAGCAGCAAGCGATGACAGGAGCCCTGAAAAGTTCCTGTTCCAGATCGAGTCCTTCGCTGCCGCA is part of the Mesotoga infera genome and encodes:
- a CDS encoding ureidoglycolate hydrolase; the encoded protein is KTRAFLIGPNEGVLLNKGTWHYPPFAIDGPTPVLMPRYGKLGEITGDVTEAYGKKWETPVGNRYFKGQLHALKTDFYGEGYGGEYKIRIIL